The Leptospira perdikensis genome includes the window TGGTTTCACAGTCTTTGTAGGCTAAGTGATTTTTTTTATAATCAAAATGATAATCACCAACCTCATCTTCAAAATAGGAATCAATGGAAAAGATGGGTGCCGTATTGGTGATGGAAATGGCTTTTGCCAAACTAGTTTTTCCTGAACCAGGAATGCCTCTTAAAGCTAGTAATGTTTTTGTTGGTTCAATGGAAGTGAGAATTGGTCTCAGGTCTTGTGATTGCTTCGGTTCCATTTCCAAATCTTGGTTCTTTTTCCCAATAGGGAAAGAGAAAAATCTAGCAAGGAATGGTTCTATCTGAAAGAATAGAGCAGAAACAAGGAGACTTTTGTGTCATACGAAGCTTATAAACTCATCCATATTTTCGGAATGTACCTTTTATTTTTATCCCTCGGCGGAATCGCTCTCTACACCATCAATGGTGGCAAAAAATCAGAAAACAAATTCAAAGCTGTGGCTGCTATCACACATGGTGTAGGACTTTTGCTCATCATCGTTGCAGGATTTGGCCTTATGAAGTTTCGAGGAATTTCTCATTCCGCACTTCCAGTTTGGGTGATTTTAAAAATCGTCATCTGGCTTGCGTTTGGTGGACTTTTAGCGATGGCTTCCAAAAAAGAGAAATTTGCAAAAATCCTTTGGTTTGTATTCCCACTTTTGGGTCTTTCCGCGGCTTACCTCGCTTTCTACCAACCGTTTTAATTTTCTAAATCACATCCTCCCGGATATTCTAACACGGGAGGGTATCAATTTTTCATTCTCACCTTTTTCTTTTTCGATTCTCAAATCTAACTCTGTCTACATAAAGAAGACAATTTATGTAAATTGAATCTCGAGGGAATATGAAAACAAGAATCGAAACCGACTCTATGGGTGAAATTGAAGTAGAAAATTCTCGTTATTGGGGTGCACAAACCGAACGTTCCCTCCACCACTTCCACATCGGCAATGACAGATTTCCGAGAGAGATGATTCGAGCTCTTGGGATTTTAAAAAAATCCGCAGCACTGACAAACAAAGATTTGGGAATTTTATCCTCAGAAAAAACAGAACTCATTGTGAAGGCGGCTGAAGAAGTCATCAATGGAACTTTGGATGCACATTTCCCTCTTGTGATTTGGCAAACGGGATCGGGAACACAAACCAATATGAATGTGAATGAAGTCATTTCCAATCGTGCCATCGAAATGGTAGGTGGAGTTATGGGTTCCAAAAAACCAATCCATCCCAATGATGATGTCAACAAAGCCCAAAGTTCCAACGATACCTTTCCCACAGCCATGCACATTGCTTGTGCCGAACAATTGGTTCACAAACTAATTCCCGCCTTACAAACGCTTCATGATACCTTGGAAATTAAAACAAATGAGTTTGCAGATATCATTAAAATTGGTAGAACCCATTTGCAAGATGCCACACCACTCACTCTCGGTCAGGAATTTTCAGGTTATGTCCAACAACTCTCTTATTCGATTGATAGAATCAAACGGGTGTTACCTTCTATTTACCGATTGGCACTTGGAGGAACTGCTGTAGGAACAGGACTCAATACCCATCCGGATTTTGCAGTGAAAGCCGCTGCGGCCATTACCAAAGAAACAGGACTTCCCTTTGTCACTGCGGAAAACAAATTTGAGGCTCTAGCCGCACATGATTCCCTTGTGGAAGTGAGTGGAGTTTTGAAAACCATCGCATGTTCCCTGATGAAAATAGCAAACGATATCCGTTGGTTGGCTTCTGGCCCACGATCTGGAATCGGTGAAATTTCCATTCCCGAAAACGAGCCAGGTTCTTCCATTATGCCAGGCAAAGTCAATCCCACCCAATCCGAAGCCATGACCATGGTGGCCGCACAAGTCATTGGAAATGATGTAGCAGTGAATGTCGGAGGGTCTTCGGGAAATTTTGAACTGAATGTATTCAAACCATTGATTATTTTTAATGTTCTCAATTCCATACGATTGTTAGCGGATGCGACCCTGTCTTTCGAAGAACATTGTGCAAGGGGAATTGAGGCCAATAAGGAAACCATAAACCAAAACTTAAACAGGTCCCTCATGCTTGTGACGGCTCTTAACCCCTACATTGGATATGACAACGCAGCCAAAATTGCCAAAACAGCTCATAAAGAAAATTCTACCCTAAAGGAAGCAGGAATCAAATTAGGAATCCTCACGGCAGAAGAATTTGATCTTTGGGTGAAACCAGAAGAGATGATTTCACCCAAAGAATAAAAATAATTTTGGATCACAAATTATATCAATATATAATAATATTATAATTAACAAATATTTAGTTAAAAAAATTCAATCTATAAAATGTTTGACTTTTATCTAGAATCCTTTTTATTTGCATATGTCTAGCTCATATAGAGACGGGGGAACCAAATTTTGGGGCGTACTGCAATTGCAGAGGATATCTCTCAATCCTAGCCCGACAGCTAACCTCGGAGACTTTGAGGGAAGGTAAACAACCTTCCACAAACGATTTTTGTAAGGAAGGAAGTTTATGAAGTCCTCAGTATTTTATGCCCTAGCGGTAGCCATTTTTTTCGGCACACTCGCTTTCGTTTTTTACCTCGGTAAGTTGTATTTCCCACTCAATCATGGTTTGAATCCTTTGAGCCTGGAGATCAATTTTTCTCACTTTTTAGTTGGTTTTGTGGCACACTTAAAATCCCCCTTCGGGCGATTGTTGTTACAAATCCTACTAATCCTTGTTACGTGCAAAATCTTTTCGTTTTTGTTTTCGTTAATACGGATACCAAGCGTGATCGGAGAAATCACGGGAGGTTTGGTCTTAGGCCCATCACTACTTGGTATGTTGGCACCAGAATTTTCAGAGATGATATTCCCTGCATCTTCTATGGGATCTTTGAAATTACTCAGCCAAGTGGGTTTGATTTTTTTTATGTTCCTGATCGGACTTGAAACTGATTGGAAAAATTTACATGGAAGTCTACATACCGCTGTTGTCATCAGCCATGTGTCCATCATGTTTCCTTTTTTACTCGGTGTGATTTCTTCCTTATTTTTATTTGAAACATTAGCACCAGAAAAAGTTTCTTTTCTCTCTTTTAGTCTCTTTTTGGGAATCTCCATGTCGATCACCGCTTTCCCTGTGTTAGCACGCATCATTCAAGAAAAAAAATTAAACACAGAAAGATCGGGCGTTCTCGCCATCACATGTGCTGCAGCGGATGATGTCACTGCATGGTTGATTTTGGCTTTGATTTTAGGACTCACCTCTTCCGATTCAATGTCGGGAGTTTTACTTTGTTTTTTGGGAGTGGTTCTCTTTCTTTATCTAGCATTCAAATATGTAAGGACAAGGTTTGCGAGTAGTCTTTCAAAATTAGAAAATATAGATTTTCTACCAAACTATATAGTATTTTTTCTTTTTATTTGGCTCACTTTTTCCTCCTTATTTACGGAATCAATGGGCATTCACTCATTGTTTGGAGCATTTATCGCTGGTTCTACGATCCCGGCGAATCATAAAATAAGAAAAATCATCATTAACAAATTTCAAGATGTGAGTGTGATTTTTCTCCTCCCTTTATTTTTCGCATACTCCGGTTTAAAAACTCAAATTGGTCTTTTATCAGATCCAAATTTATTTTTAATTTGTTTATTGATTCTGTTTGTAGCCATTTTTGGAAAGTTAGGTGGCAGTACCATTTCCGCAAGGTTTTTGGGAGAAACATGGAAGGATTCCCTCATCATCGGTATTCTTATGAATACACGAGGACTTATGGAACTAATCGTTTTGAACATCGGATTAGAAATGGGAATCATTGGGCCTGAGTTATTTACGATTATGGTGATTATGGCTTTGGTTACGACAGCAATGAGTGGCCCGGCCATCAACCTAGTGCAGAGACTTTTCAAAAAGAAAAGTATTCCTGAGGTTGTTCCCGTTTCAGAAAACACAAGTCCAGGTGTTCATCCCAAAATTTTGATCGCCTTTGCCAGACCCAAAACAGGGATTGATTTGGTAAAACTTTGTTATAAAATTTTTCCCAATGCAAAATTCAGAACCTTCCATGTAAATCAAAACTATAATTTCGACATTGAACAATCTCAGTACGAAATGTCCATTCTCTTCGAAAATATTAGGTTTATTTCTGCAAATGAAGGAATCCCTGTGGACTTTCAATTTTCTTCTTCGGAAAATTTTGAAACGGCTTTATGGGAACAGATAAATGAATACAACCCAGACCTTTTGATATTGGGGTCACCTAACGTAGAGTCATGGAAAGAAATTAATAAAGGTCCACTTAAAAAGATTATTAAATCTTCCAATTGTTCGGTAGCTGTATTCGTAAACAAAGGACTCGAATCATTAAACAAAATTTTTATGGAATCAGATTCAGAAGGAGCTGTTTCTATCATCAATAATTTGGGAGGAGATCGAAGTTTATTCAGACAATGGAAAGATGAAGATCATTTTGATCCAAACCATCATGTATTTGTTAGAGATTGGAACACAGAGAAAGACTTTGAATTTCTAAAAAAGAACTATTTGATTTTGGGTAAAAAAAGAACTTAAAGGTTTTCTATTTTAATCCATTTCCTTGGATTTTCTCAAATGAAATGTAAAATCTAAGCTGGTCCGTTCCAAGGGAAGTATTCCTTTCCTTGGTTCGTTTTTCTTAAACTAAAGTTTTGATCGCATTCCGAATTTTATCCCAATAGTTTTGGCGCCAACCCTCTTCTATATCAGGAATCAGTTCTTTCGGTACACCACGGTGAGTGAGTACGAGCTCAGTTCCACCTTCAGAAGTTTCTTTTAATGTAAATGTAGCCATAGAAAAAATTCCATCAGGAAAATCATTTCTTCTCCAGGCTTGGACAATTCGTTTTGAAGGTTTAAGGTCTACAATGATTCCGGTAACTTTTCCAGACAGAGCAGAAAAACTACCGCCAATACGTTTGCTAATCATCGCAGTTTCACCGGTAAGTCCAGTGACTTTCTTCGAATCAGCAATGAACTGATAGATCGTTGTGGGACTGGCCCTGAATTTTACTTTCTGTTTAATCGTTTTACACATCTTGAATTACCAAATTTGATAGCGACCAATCTATAAAATAAAGAATACAAAAAAACTTTCATTCCAACTCATCCGACTTTTCTTCTTCACTTTCTCCATCGTTGAGACTGCAGTTGATAAAAGGATCCAATTCTTCCTCAGTAATGTCCTCTTGGATCAGTCTTTGTAATTCCCCAACAAAATCTACCCTACGTATCTCACAAACATGAGATTGTCCACCATTCACACTGAGATCAAAATATACAGCTTCTTCTGGCATACCAAAACTAGATTTTCCCATTCGAGAAGAAGCACTACACTCAACTCCACCTATTTTACAATCGGAGACGACAAAACCTCTTCCGATAATATTTAATTCTACCTTAAAATCATTTTCTTTCGCGTAGAATGTGTATGGACTCGCAAGATTCTCTAGATTCATTTGGTGGAATCGAATGTCGAACTCGTCATCACTGAGTGAAATTCGCTTCACCCAACCAACCTTGTCATTATAATTGACTTTTACATATCCGCTATTTTGGGTGAGAGGGTGTGTATTTTCAATCACCTCTAACGGAATATTTTTTGGTATGATCATCACAGTTTTTGCACTGGGACTTGGTTCGTCATAAAGTTGAACCGTTTTGTTACTGAGTGTACGTAATTTTTTACTGGTATCTAAATAAAAACGACTCAACAATACTTCTCTTCCATTCCAAATCGCTTTATAATAATAAACGTTTTTATCAATTTTGATTTCTATAAACTTTCCACTCTTATCAGTGAGCAAAATGATTTTATCAAAATGTTGCGGACGAGAGTGCCAAATGACAGATAAATCTAATTCACGTGCTAATAAAATGGTGCCTGGAGAAATATATGTCGTCAGGCAGTTGTAACTTTTGGGACAAATGATTGGTTCGTTTTTTAAAAGATCAGATCCATTCAATAAAAAAAGCGAAAGAAGAAAGATTCCAACTTTTTTAAATAAATTCTTTCGTTTGAAATCCTTCATTTTAGTCCAACCTCTCCTTTCGAATTTTAGAAATCAGTTTCTTTAAAAGTAAGATTCAAAATATACCAGAATTTTCATCTTCTGGATGTAAAAATCGAAATTCAATTTGATTGTCACATCCAGTGAAAGTTAAGAAAAATTTTTCAATTCAACATTTGGAAAAAATCATTTCCTTTGTCATCTACCACGATAAAAGCAGGAAAGTTTTCCACATCAATCGACCATACGGCTTCCATACCTAACTCTGGAAAGTCGAGGACTTCTACTTTTTTGATATTTTCTTTGGCAAGAAGGGCGGCCGGACCACCGATAGATCCCAAATAAAACCCACCGTTCTTTTTGCAACTATCGGTGACCACTTTGGAACGATTTCCTTTCGCAAGAGAAATCATAGAATAACCTTTCTCTTGGAAAAGAGGAACGTAACTATCCATACGACCAGCTGTCGTAGGACCAAAGGATCCCGATGGCATTCCTTCTGGAGTTTTGGCAGGGCCCGCATAATACACCGGGTGGTTTTTGAAATAATCAGGAAGAGGTTCACCTTTATCCAATTTTTCCTTTAACTTCGCATGAGCAATGTCACGAGCCACAACGAGGCGACCCGACAACATAACACGTGTTTTTACAGGATACTTTGTGAGTACTTTAAGAATTTCAGGCATTGGTTGGTTGAGATTGATATGAACCGACTCTGTGCTGGAATCCACTTCATCAATCGTTGGTAAAAACTTAGAAGGATCGTATTCTAGTTTTTCTAAATAGATTCCATCTTTTGTAATTTTTGCTTTGATGTTACGGTCCGCACTGCAACTCACACCAAGTCCCACAGGGCAAGAAGCACCGTGCCGCGGAAGTCGAATGACTTTAAAATCATGAGCCAAATACTTTCCACCAAACTGAGCTCCAATTCCTGATTTTTGAGCCGCAACCAACATCTTTTCTTCTAGTTCCACATCTCGGAATGCAGAACCAAATTTGTCACCTTTGGTTGGCAAATGATCCAAATACCCAGCTGACGCTAGTTTTACGGTTTTTAGATTGGCTTCTGCCGATGTTCCCCCAATCACAACAGCAATGTGGTAAGGAGGACAAGCCGCGGTTCCTAAGTTGGATACTTTATCTGCAATGAATTTTTCGAGAGAGGCCGGGTTGAGTAAGGCTTTTGTTTCCTGGAAGAGGTAAGTTTTGTTAGCCGACCCGCCTCCTTTTGCCATAAAAAGAAAACTGTATTTGTCGCCAGGAGTGGAGTAAATATCAATCTGAGCTGGCAAATTGGACCCGGAGTTGACTTCGTCATACATAGTGAGAGGAACCACTTGCGAATACCGTAAGTTTCGGTTTACATAAGTATTATAAATTCCTTTGGAAAGAGCTTCGGAGTCATTGCCACCGGTGATGACGTATTCCCCTTTTTTTGCCATCACAATCCCTGTTCCCGTATCTTGGCAGGAAGGAAGTTGTTTGTCTGCAGCGATCACGGCATTTTTGAGAAGGGCCATTGCCACAAAACGATCGTTTGGTGTTGCTTCCGGGTCGTCTAAAATTCTACGAACTTTTTCAAGATGTGCCGTTCTTAGATAAAACGATACGTCTTCCATTGCCTTTTCTGCAAGAAAGGTGAGTCCTTCTGGATCTACTTTGAGAATTTCTTTTTCACCAAATGGAACTGTGCTCACAAAATCTTTTGTTAATAATTTGTATTCTGTGGTGTCCCCGTTTAAAGGAAATGGATCGGCGTAAAAAAACTCTGGCATGGTAACCTCTATTTATAACTTCTAATTTCAAGGGATTCCTCCTTTCGTAAATGAATTTTTGCGGAGACTGTTAGAAACACTGACAAGATTACAAAAATCCAAAAGGGAAAAAATCGTTTCCATTTCCAAAAATCAGTCTATAACAAAGGAAAATGAAACAGAACCTAATTTACGTATTCCTTGTTTCTGTCTCTTCTATGATTTTTGCTGAGGGCGAAGGCCGGGAAACAGAAAGACCCGTACCGGAAGGAAACAGTAAAAAATCAGAATGGAGTTTGCTCTTAAAAAGACAAACCTACCATTACCTTCCTTATGAATACAGTTCTCTCACTGACAAAAATGAATCCATTTTCCCCACTCGTTCCAGTTCTGCTTTGAAAGAAAATGGAAAGGTTCTCATCCCCTTTGTCTTCAGTTACGAAAACTTAGAAAAAGGATTCAAAGTAGATCTCTCTTATTTTGAAATTGAAATCGTAAATGCAAACACACTTCTTTACCAGCAGTCGGCACAAGGAGGGAACCTATCTCGGTTTTATCTTTCACCGATGGCAAGGTCCGAGTTTGAACTCAATCTTTATAAAACCTTTGCGCCCACAAAGGATTGGAAACTGAATCTGGGAGGTGGGGTTCGTAATATCAATCGTTATCTCTATGGAAATTATTTAGGCCAAGGAACCTTCAAAGAATACTTTTTTACTTATGGCCCACAAGCCTCTATCCAAACCATCTATCAAATCCACCAAGATTTTGCATTTCACCTAACAATGGATGTATTTTATACACAAGGTACTCGGTTTTTCAAACAACCAAACCTAATGGAAGACAGGTTCCAATATTCATTGTCCACAGCTGGTACAGAAGGAATTTTTCGCGGTTATGAATGGGATGGTTCTCTTTCCTATTCCTTTCATCCACATATGAAATTCTTTGTGGGATACAATATGATTGTTTCTAAGTTCTCTTATTTACATTATAACGATATCCAACTAAAGCAGGGTACAGAAAATTTAGGATCACAGAATCCAACTCTTGCCGGTGTTTGGGAAATGAATCTCCCCCAAAAATCAGAAAACTTTGATGTCTTACGAGGAATTTATTTAGGATTGATGGTGAGTTTTTAGGGAATTTTAGCAAGATAACCAAATTTCCTTTTGTTGTTGAAAAGAAATAGAACGTAGATTCCCTACTTGACTGAGAATCAAATAAGATATACAATCTCTGAACTATGAAATTCACGGTTTCCATCGATATCCATAAACCACTCGACTTTGTGATCCAAACATTTGATGACCCAGTGAATTTAAAACGATGGA containing:
- the fumC gene encoding class II fumarate hydratase, which translates into the protein MKTRIETDSMGEIEVENSRYWGAQTERSLHHFHIGNDRFPREMIRALGILKKSAALTNKDLGILSSEKTELIVKAAEEVINGTLDAHFPLVIWQTGSGTQTNMNVNEVISNRAIEMVGGVMGSKKPIHPNDDVNKAQSSNDTFPTAMHIACAEQLVHKLIPALQTLHDTLEIKTNEFADIIKIGRTHLQDATPLTLGQEFSGYVQQLSYSIDRIKRVLPSIYRLALGGTAVGTGLNTHPDFAVKAAAAITKETGLPFVTAENKFEALAAHDSLVEVSGVLKTIACSLMKIANDIRWLASGPRSGIGEISIPENEPGSSIMPGKVNPTQSEAMTMVAAQVIGNDVAVNVGGSSGNFELNVFKPLIIFNVLNSIRLLADATLSFEEHCARGIEANKETINQNLNRSLMLVTALNPYIGYDNAAKIAKTAHKENSTLKEAGIKLGILTAEEFDLWVKPEEMISPKE
- a CDS encoding cation:proton antiporter; amino-acid sequence: MKSSVFYALAVAIFFGTLAFVFYLGKLYFPLNHGLNPLSLEINFSHFLVGFVAHLKSPFGRLLLQILLILVTCKIFSFLFSLIRIPSVIGEITGGLVLGPSLLGMLAPEFSEMIFPASSMGSLKLLSQVGLIFFMFLIGLETDWKNLHGSLHTAVVISHVSIMFPFLLGVISSLFLFETLAPEKVSFLSFSLFLGISMSITAFPVLARIIQEKKLNTERSGVLAITCAAADDVTAWLILALILGLTSSDSMSGVLLCFLGVVLFLYLAFKYVRTRFASSLSKLENIDFLPNYIVFFLFIWLTFSSLFTESMGIHSLFGAFIAGSTIPANHKIRKIIINKFQDVSVIFLLPLFFAYSGLKTQIGLLSDPNLFLICLLILFVAIFGKLGGSTISARFLGETWKDSLIIGILMNTRGLMELIVLNIGLEMGIIGPELFTIMVIMALVTTAMSGPAINLVQRLFKKKSIPEVVPVSENTSPGVHPKILIAFARPKTGIDLVKLCYKIFPNAKFRTFHVNQNYNFDIEQSQYEMSILFENIRFISANEGIPVDFQFSSSENFETALWEQINEYNPDLLILGSPNVESWKEINKGPLKKIIKSSNCSVAVFVNKGLESLNKIFMESDSEGAVSIINNLGGDRSLFRQWKDEDHFDPNHHVFVRDWNTEKDFEFLKKNYLILGKKRT
- a CDS encoding SRPBCC domain-containing protein, encoding MCKTIKQKVKFRASPTTIYQFIADSKKVTGLTGETAMISKRIGGSFSALSGKVTGIIVDLKPSKRIVQAWRRNDFPDGIFSMATFTLKETSEGGTELVLTHRGVPKELIPDIEEGWRQNYWDKIRNAIKTLV
- a CDS encoding SH3 domain-containing protein, which encodes MKDFKRKNLFKKVGIFLLSLFLLNGSDLLKNEPIICPKSYNCLTTYISPGTILLARELDLSVIWHSRPQHFDKIILLTDKSGKFIEIKIDKNVYYYKAIWNGREVLLSRFYLDTSKKLRTLSNKTVQLYDEPSPSAKTVMIIPKNIPLEVIENTHPLTQNSGYVKVNYNDKVGWVKRISLSDDEFDIRFHQMNLENLASPYTFYAKENDFKVELNIIGRGFVVSDCKIGGVECSASSRMGKSSFGMPEEAVYFDLSVNGGQSHVCEIRRVDFVGELQRLIQEDITEEELDPFINCSLNDGESEEEKSDELE
- a CDS encoding fumarate hydratase; translation: MPEFFYADPFPLNGDTTEYKLLTKDFVSTVPFGEKEILKVDPEGLTFLAEKAMEDVSFYLRTAHLEKVRRILDDPEATPNDRFVAMALLKNAVIAADKQLPSCQDTGTGIVMAKKGEYVITGGNDSEALSKGIYNTYVNRNLRYSQVVPLTMYDEVNSGSNLPAQIDIYSTPGDKYSFLFMAKGGGSANKTYLFQETKALLNPASLEKFIADKVSNLGTAACPPYHIAVVIGGTSAEANLKTVKLASAGYLDHLPTKGDKFGSAFRDVELEEKMLVAAQKSGIGAQFGGKYLAHDFKVIRLPRHGASCPVGLGVSCSADRNIKAKITKDGIYLEKLEYDPSKFLPTIDEVDSSTESVHINLNQPMPEILKVLTKYPVKTRVMLSGRLVVARDIAHAKLKEKLDKGEPLPDYFKNHPVYYAGPAKTPEGMPSGSFGPTTAGRMDSYVPLFQEKGYSMISLAKGNRSKVVTDSCKKNGGFYLGSIGGPAALLAKENIKKVEVLDFPELGMEAVWSIDVENFPAFIVVDDKGNDFFQMLN
- a CDS encoding LA_2444/LA_4059 family outer membrane protein — translated: MKQNLIYVFLVSVSSMIFAEGEGRETERPVPEGNSKKSEWSLLLKRQTYHYLPYEYSSLTDKNESIFPTRSSSALKENGKVLIPFVFSYENLEKGFKVDLSYFEIEIVNANTLLYQQSAQGGNLSRFYLSPMARSEFELNLYKTFAPTKDWKLNLGGGVRNINRYLYGNYLGQGTFKEYFFTYGPQASIQTIYQIHQDFAFHLTMDVFYTQGTRFFKQPNLMEDRFQYSLSTAGTEGIFRGYEWDGSLSYSFHPHMKFFVGYNMIVSKFSYLHYNDIQLKQGTENLGSQNPTLAGVWEMNLPQKSENFDVLRGIYLGLMVSF